The sequence ATGAGGTGAATCCCTTGGCGGACCCCCGGGCCCGGTTGACATCTCAGGTGTGAGCCGCTTGCCTTGTGGGCATGCTCGCGCCTTACGCCTCCGCCCGGATGATCCGCTCCCGCAGCGCATCCGCGTGCGCGTGTCCGCGTACGGCGCCCGGCGTGCTGTGTACCGCCGGCTGTACGGCCTGAGCCCCCTCCCCGTACCGCGCCCTCCGCGTCCCGCACCCCGAGTCGTCCCGCTCCCCCGAGCCGTGCCGCTCCCCGGGCCCGCGTCCGACGCCTGAGCCCCGCCACAAGCAGTCGGGCTCCCCTCCTCCACCGCCTCCGCCGTGCCCCGCGCCGCCCCTCCTCCGGGCCCACCCCGCCCCCGGACCCGGGTTTTGCGCGGCACGCCCCGTTCGAGCCCCACCGGCCCGTACCCCGAGGAACGCACCTCCCCATGAACGACCACAGCGACCTCCAGATCGCCGGCGACCTCCTGGAGGTCCCGCACCTGCTCCAGCCCCCGCGCCCCCACCCGGCGACCGTCGCCGAGTTCGCGGGGCTCGCCCGCACCCTCGCCGCCGCGCACGCCGCGTGGCGCCCCCTCGTCCGCTTCGACGCCACCGCCCGCTGGTACCACCGCCTGCGCACCGGGCCCGGCTACGAGGTGTGGCTCCTGTCCTGGCTTCCCGGGCAGGGCAGCGGGCTCCACGACCACGGCCCCTCCAGCGGCGTACTGACCGTCCTCGACGGGGAGTTGACCGAACGCACACCGCGCGCCGAACGCCACCTCGCCCCCGGCGCCCAGCGCGTCTTCGCACCCGGGTACGTGCACGAGGTCGTCAACGACGCGCTCGAACCCGCCGTGAGCCTGCACATCTACTACCCGGGCCTGACCGAGATGCCGATGCACGCCAAGGACGAGAGCGCCCACGCGGCCCACTGCGCCGCCGCCCACGCCTGAGGCCGGACCCGCCCCCCGAGCACTCCGCGACAGCCCCCACGCCCGCACCGACCCGTACCCCCGCTCCCTCCCGTGCCCGCCCCGCACCGCCCCCTGAATCCCCCCGCGCACCGCCTGCGAGAGACTGTCCCCATGCGCATTGTGGTTCTGGCCGGCGGCATCGGCGGCGCCCGATTCCTGCGGGGCCTTCAGCAGGCCGTACCCGAGGGCACGGACATCACCGTCATCGGCAACACCGGGGACGACATCCACTTGTTCGGGCTGAAGGTGTGCCCGGACCTCGACACCGTGATGTACACGCTCGGCGGCGGCATCAACGAGGAACAGGGCTGGGG comes from Streptomyces sp. Tu6071 and encodes:
- a CDS encoding cysteine dioxygenase is translated as MNDHSDLQIAGDLLEVPHLLQPPRPHPATVAEFAGLARTLAAAHAAWRPLVRFDATARWYHRLRTGPGYEVWLLSWLPGQGSGLHDHGPSSGVLTVLDGELTERTPRAERHLAPGAQRVFAPGYVHEVVNDALEPAVSLHIYYPGLTEMPMHAKDESAHAAHCAAAHA